The following are encoded together in the Bubalus kerabau isolate K-KA32 ecotype Philippines breed swamp buffalo chromosome 3, PCC_UOA_SB_1v2, whole genome shotgun sequence genome:
- the LOC129647164 gene encoding BOLA class I histocompatibility antigen, alpha chain BL3-6-like, translating to MGLQNIPLKVNERYNCIFEKLLPRVPEKIAYDGNNHLALNEDLCFWTAVDAEAHISKLKLEQGHAAGNSRNYLEGDCRGWLHRHLENGKDTLLCKDLPKTHVTHNPISDHEVPLRCRALGFYPEEISLTWQRDMEDQTQDMELVETRPSGNGTIQKWAALVVPSEEEQRYMCNVQCKGLQETLTLRWVPSRPSAPNTDIIVSLVLLVVIGIVVTGELDYKEMQSGESRWHFGTQKTQGCINISHIGSSETTGARHGITLSKQALAEQ from the exons ATGGGCCTCCAAAACATACCTCTGAAAGTCAACGAA AGGTATAATTGCATATTTGAAAAGTTATTGCCTCGGGTTCCTGAAAAGATTGCCTATGATGGCAACAATCACCTTGCCCTGAATGAGGACCTGTGCTTCTGGACTGCAGTGGATGCAGAGGCTCATATCTCCAAGCTCAAGCTTGAGCAGGGCCATGCTGCGGGGAACAGTAGGAACTATCTGGAGGGGGACTGCAGAGGGTGGCTCCACAGACACCTGGAGAACGGGAAGGACACGCTGCTGTGCAAAG ACCTTCCAAAGACACATGTGACCCATAACCCCATCTCTGACCATGAGGTCCCCCTGAGGTGCCGGGCCCTGGGCTTCTACCCTGAAGAGATCTCACTGACCTGGCAGCGTGACATGGAGGACCAGACCCAGGACATGGAGCTTGTAGAGACCAGGCCTTCGGGGAATGGAACCATCCAGAAGTGGGCAGCCCTAGTGGTCCCTTCTGAAGAGGAGCAGAGATACATGTGCAATGTGCAGTGCAAGGGGCTTCAGGAGACTCTCACCCTGAGATGGG TACCTTCTCGGCCCTCCGCCCCCAACACAGACATCATTGTTAGTCTGGTTCTACTCGTGGTCATTGGAATTGTAGTAActggagagttggactataaagaaa TGCAAAGTGGTGAAAGTCGTTGGCATTTTGGGACCCAGAAAACTCAGGGCTGCATCAACATTAGTCACATTGGCAGCTCTGAGACCACTGGTGCCCGACATGGCATCACTTTGTCAAAGCAGGCACTGGCAGAACAGTAG
- the LOC129645626 gene encoding olfactory receptor 2G6-like, producing the protein MERANDSTFSGFILLGFSNQPQLETALFAVILIIYFLSCLGNGTIILLSTMDPHLHTPMYFFLSNLSFMDLCLTTCTVPQTLANFKGKDKTITYGGCVAQLFIALGLGGVECVLLSVMAYDRYVAVCRPLHYMVIVHPQLCLQLVVTAWLTGFGSSVVQTALTMTLPLCGKNQVDHFFCEVPVMLKLACTNTSVNEAEVFAVSTFFLVVPLSLILVSYGHITRAVLKIKSAHGRQKAFGTCCSHLMVVIIFFGTLISMYLQPPSSYSQDVNKSIALFYTLVTPLLNPLIYTLRNKEVKGALRRQMRRILDLRQS; encoded by the coding sequence ATGGAAAGAGCTAACGACAGCACCTTCTCTGGATTCATTCTCCTGGGCTTCTCCAACCAGCCCCAGCTGGAAACGGCTCTCTTTGCGGTCATCCTGATCATCTACTTCTTGAGCTGTTTAGGCAATGGCACCATTATACTTTTGTCAACAATGGATCCTCACCTCCACACCcctatgtacttcttcctctccaacctcTCTTTTATGGATCTTTGTTTGACTACTTGCACTGTCCCTCAGACCCTGGCCAACTTTAAGGGGAAGGACAAGACCATCACCTATGGCGGCTGTGTGGCCCAGCTCTTCATTGCCTTGGGACTCGGGGGAGTAGAGTGCGTCCTCCTGTCTgtcatggcctatgaccgctatgtagCTGTGTGCCGTCCCCTCCACTACATGGTGATCGTGCATCCCCAGCTTTGCTTGCAGCTGGTTGTAACTGCTTGGCTTACAGGCTTTGGCAGTTCTGTAGTCCAGACAGCACTGACCATGACTCTTCCCCTCTGTGGTAAAAACCAAGTGGACCATTTCTTCTGTGAAGTTCCAGTGATGCTGAAACTGGCCTGCACCAACACCTCTGTCAATGAGGCTGAAGTCTTTGCTGTCAGTACCTTCTTCTTGGTGGTGCCCCTGTCACTCATCTTAGTATCCTACGGTCACATTACCCGTGCAGTCCTGAAGATAAAGTCGGCCCATGGGAGACAGAAGGCTTTTGGAACCTGTTGTTCTCACCTAATGGTagtgattattttctttgggaCGCTCATCTCCATGTACCTTCAGCCTCCTTCCAGCTATTCACAGGATGTGAACAAAAGCATTGCACTGTTCTATACTCTGGTGACTCCCCTGCTTAATCCCCTGATTTACACTTTGAGAAACAAGGAAGTCAAAGGGGCACTAAGGAGACAAATGAGGAGAATCCTAGACTTGAGGCAGAGTTAA